TTACTGAAAATCCGGTGATAAAAAAGAATAAATCTGATTTTACAAATGATTCCATAAATAATATAAAAGCTATTTATCAATTTAAATAATACCAACCACTAGACAATTAATTATACCACAGTCTTATAAAAAAGAATGCTGTGGATAACTTAAAGAAATGAAAAGAGCTCTTAAGGAGTCTTTTAATTTCGGGAAATCTTTTTTTAATTTTCCCTACATTCGCCTCTTCGTCAAACCATACGACGAAGACCCCCTTGTGCTCTTCAACATGAACACAAGTTTTTAAAACCCAAAGAGTCTCTCTGTTCTCATGGCCCGCCGTAACTTTTATTAGCCCAGTGGTAGTTTATGATTACAAGTAAAATACTATCCATTAAGCTTCCCTGTCTCTAAGTCTAAAGTATTATCAATACGAATTTTTCTTACAAAATCTGGCACATGACTTACTACAATCATAGCTCCGTCATATTTGTTTAAAGCCTCAGCAATAATTGGAATATGGCGAAAATTTATATGATTGGTTGGCTCATCCAAGATAAGAAGTCCTGGCTTTTGCAAAACAAGCTTGGCAAAAGCAACTAGTCCCTTTTGTCCTTCAGATAAATCTCCTATTTTTTTCTTTATTAATTCGTCAGTGATAAGAAATCCGGCTGCTATACTTCTCATTCCCTGTTCTGTTTGATCCTCAGCAGTTTGAAAAAGAGATTTATAAACAGTATCTTCGAAATTTAAAGTTGAGAAATCTTGACGATAATAACCCACCTTTATATCAGGAGATATCTTAGAGCTACCTGAATTATTTTTTGCAATTAATTCCAAAAGAGTGCTTTTACCAATACCATTTGGTCCCTTTAACAAAAGATGTTCATTTCTTCCAATTTCTAGATTTATACTTTGCTCAATTATTTTATCTCCCCTAATAGACTTGAATTTAAATATTTTGAGGATTACTCCAGACATCTCAGATTGTGACGGGATAATAAAAGGTCTAATCGTTTTGTCTTCTTTTCTTGTAATAACTTTCTTGCTTTCAGATTCTTCTGCTTTTTCCCTCATCTTTTTAGCCACCAGACGCAACTTCCCTCCCTTTTTTGCGAAAAAGTTTGCCTTTTCCTTATTCTCTATAATCTCCTTTGCAAGTTGTGCGTTTTTCCTATTCTCTCTTTCTTGTCGAGCGGTGATTTGCTTTTGCACATCGAAGTAATTACCTGTATATTGTTCCACTTTTCTTGTGAATGTATCAAGATACAAAACACCATCTGTAAAAGAATTTAAAAAAATAGCATCATGAGAAATGACTATACAGGTCTTTTCGTATTCAATTAAAAATTTTGCAAGATGCTCTATTCCTTCTTTATCTAAATTATTGGTTGGTTCATCAAGTAAAAGAAGATCCGGATTTTGAATAAGAGCGGAGGCGAGCAATAATCTTGCTTGTTGACCACCCGATAAAGACTTAACTGTTTTATCATGTGAAACTTTAAGATTGACCACATCTAAAACACTGTCTATTTTCACATCAATATCGTATATTTTCTTTCCAAGAGATTTTGAGAGATATTTATGAAAAAAGTCTCGAACCGTAAGATTCATTTCATCCCGAAGAATTACTTGCCGAGCAATGGCAATAGAAATATCATTATCAGCAATTACAGTTCCATCCTCTGGTTGAATATCTTTAGTGATAAGGCTAAATATAGTGCTCTTTCCAGCACCGTTTTGGCCCATAATAGTGGTTTTAGTAAATTGACGAATAGCAAAGTCAACCTCATCTAAAAGAGGGTTGCTTTCTTCATAGCCAAATGAAACTTTATTGAATTTAAGGATTGATTTGTTTTTCATAACAGTTTAGAGCATACGACATGTTTTTAAAAAAGAAAAGGACTATGCCTATTAAAGATATTATTAATTAAAATAAAAACCCGACATATATTTCGGGTAATTAATTAATTACGACTATCCTAGAACTGCTCACACTTAATTTGAAAATATCCTTTAGGATGATCACAAGATGGACATATTTCCGGAGGATTAACACCTACATGTTCTCTACCACACTCAAGACAATACCAAGTAACTTCGGTTTCTTTCTTAAAAATAGTCTCCCTATTAAGTTGCTCTAATAATTTTAAGTACCTTTCCTCGTGATGCTTTTCTGCTTCAGCAATGGCTCGCAGTCTAGCAGCAATCCTAGAAAAACCCTCTTCCTTAGCAGTATTAGCAAATTCTGGATACATTTCACTGTGTTCATAATTTTCCCCTTTAATAGCGGCTTTTAGATTCTCCTTAGTTTCTCCAAGAATTGTAGGACAACCCGCAACCACTTCTATTTCGTTTAACTCAGGATTATTATCTTCACTCTTTATTTCATTAATCATCCGCATGATCCATTTAGCATGTTGACGTTCATGCTCAGCAGTTTCTTTAAAGATATTGTGAATTTGGATAAATCCTTCTTCTTTAGCCTTGTTAGCATAAAGATCATATCTATTTCTAGCCTGACTTTCTCCAATAAAAGCCATTGCAAGATTTTTAAGTGTTTGATTCATTTTTTTAAGGTTTGTTTGTTATAAGTTCTTCCGCTTTTTTAAATAAATAACCTATTCTAGTTTCTCGAACTACTGCCCCGTATTCTTCTTCAACTTTCATAAAACATAATGCTGATTCTTCAGACAAAACCCAGGTACACTCATTGTCTATAAATTCACAAGCCATTCCTTGTTCCAAGCACTCCATACCGGCAAGAAATTCACAGGTACTTATGGAATCAGGGTCACTTGAACATAATTCTCTAGCACAACCGCCAATAAAACATTCCGATGTTAATAATTCCTCTTCAATTAAAACAATCCTTAATGCTATTCCCTGTGTCGGATAAGTTTGTAGAACTGGCCCGTCTACCCAAATTTCTACCCTTGATCCAATCGTTAATCTTCCAAAATCTATGCTTAGCCCATTTTTGTCTATAATTTCTGTATTTTCTCCTATTGTAAGCCAAATAACTTCACCAATAAATTGATTCGGATCACCGGTATATACATCTCCCTCAATCCCTTCGGCAACTAAAATTTTCTCTTCAGAAAGTGAGTAAATATTTCCTATCATATCAGGTTTATCTATTACAATTTCATCATCGGGCTGATCTGTTCCATTAGAAATCATATGGATTCCATAGAAGATTAGTGCGAATAGCAAAACAATACCTAATAAAATATAAATTGATGATTTTTTCATTCTGATATATGAATTTTAATTGCTATCTTAATATATCATAAAATTAAAGACCAAACAATATGTTTTGATAAATAAATTTATTTTGTTAATTAATTTACATTTATATAAAGAGACAACGAAGAACTCACCAGAAACAATATGTTTTGATAAATAAATTTATTTTGTTAATTAATTTACATTTATATAAAGAGACAACGAAGAACTCACCAGAAACTGGATTTTAGAAGGCAACTAAGCCAAAAATTTCGTCTT
This genomic window from Candidatus Nealsonbacteria bacterium contains:
- a CDS encoding rubrerythrin family protein; amino-acid sequence: MNQTLKNLAMAFIGESQARNRYDLYANKAKEEGFIQIHNIFKETAEHERQHAKWIMRMINEIKSEDNNPELNEIEVVAGCPTILGETKENLKAAIKGENYEHSEMYPEFANTAKEEGFSRIAARLRAIAEAEKHHEERYLKLLEQLNRETIFKKETEVTWYCLECGREHVGVNPPEICPSCDHPKGYFQIKCEQF
- a CDS encoding ATP-binding cassette domain-containing protein, which translates into the protein MKNKSILKFNKVSFGYEESNPLLDEVDFAIRQFTKTTIMGQNGAGKSTIFSLITKDIQPEDGTVIADNDISIAIARQVILRDEMNLTVRDFFHKYLSKSLGKKIYDIDVKIDSVLDVVNLKVSHDKTVKSLSGGQQARLLLASALIQNPDLLLLDEPTNNLDKEGIEHLAKFLIEYEKTCIVISHDAIFLNSFTDGVLYLDTFTRKVEQYTGNYFDVQKQITARQERENRKNAQLAKEIIENKEKANFFAKKGGKLRLVAKKMREKAEESESKKVITRKEDKTIRPFIIPSQSEMSGVILKIFKFKSIRGDKIIEQSINLEIGRNEHLLLKGPNGIGKSTLLELIAKNNSGSSKISPDIKVGYYRQDFSTLNFEDTVYKSLFQTAEDQTEQGMRSIAAGFLITDELIKKKIGDLSEGQKGLVAFAKLVLQKPGLLILDEPTNHINFRHIPIIAEALNKYDGAMIVVSHVPDFVRKIRIDNTLDLETGKLNG